In Oxalobacteraceae bacterium OTU3CINTB1, the sequence CGCGTGTCACGGCGCTTACGCCACACCGGGGCGCTTGTTCAATACGCCCGCCGAGCGCTCGGTACTGGAGGCCAGTCGCGGCAAAGTGGTCAAGGACGGCGTCGGCGCGCAGGCGCAAGCGCCGACCCGGCCGGACGCCCCGCCGCCCAGGGAACCCAACACGGCGCCCCCTTCCGGCCCCGACGGCGTGCAGCCGGGACTGGCCAAGCCCGGCACGGCGGCCGGCATCGATGGCGCCGCGCCGCCGGCGCCGCCCGCGCCGGCGCAGCTGGAGATGAACGGTGTCGTCCGCAGCAGCAGCGGGCGCAGCACGGTTTGGCTGAACAACACGCCGCAGAGCGGTCCGCAGAACCAATTCAGCAACCGTCACAACAAGGCGCTGACGGTCACCCTGCCCTCCGGCAGAAAAATCCTGCTGCGGCCCGGCCAGCGCTACGACCTGGCCGATGGCCGCGTCAAGGATGTCAATGAACCGTGAACGCCTTCAGCCCTCGCGGCGGCGCCGCCGTCCAGCCTTGCCGCGTCGCCAGCGTGGCGCCGCGTTGCTGCTGTTGCTGGTGGTGCTGGGGCTGGGCGCGGCGTCGTTGTTGATGAGTTTATTCAGTCCGCCATCCGGCGAGTTGCGTCCGCAGGCGCTCACGCGCGAGTCGCTGGCGCAGGCGCGCGAGGCGCTGCTGGGCTATGCCATCGTGCACCGGCGCCTGCCGCGCCCGGCGCTGTCGGCCACCGACGGCCGCGAAAGTCCAAGCCCCTGCACCAGCGACGCCGATTGCACCGGCTTTTTGCCGTGGATAACCCTGGGCCTGGTGCCGGGCGACGGCTGGAACAAGCTGCTGCGCTACAGCGTCTCACGCGACTTCGCCAACGGCAATCTCGACGAGCCTGTGGAGGCGGACAAGACCGTGTTCGACCGCAACGACGACGGCGCCGTGTTTTACCGCGTTGGCACGGCCAATTGCCGCGTCGACGACCGCTGCTCGCCGGCGGTCATCTACTCCAGCGGCAAGCATCTGGGCGTCAGCGTCGACGGCATCCCGCAACTGAGCGGCGTCACGGACAACCTCGACGAGCAGGCCAACGAAGTGGCCGTGCGCGAGTTCATGGCGCGCGCCGCCACCGGCGAGCCGCGCAGCATCGGCGGCAGCTTCAGCAACGAGGTCAGCTGGATACCGCTGCCGCTGATACGCAAGCGCGTGCGCGCCTCCACGCCCAAACGCTGAGCGCGCCCCCGAATCGACCAACATGACTTCTTATCCCTACATGCATTCACGCCACCGACAATCCGGTTTTACCATCGTCGAAATCGCCATCGTCCTGCTGGTCGTCGGCCTGATGATCGGCGGTCTGGTGGCGCCGCTGTCGTCGCAACTGGAACAGCGCCGCGTGAGCGAGACCGTACGCGCCATGGACGAGGCCAAGGAGGCGCTGTTGGGCTTTTCCTTGCGCAACGGCTACCTGCCCTGCCCGGCCATCTCGGCCACCGACGGCCGCGAGGACCGCGCCGGCGCGGTCTGCAACAAACGCTTCGGCTACCTGCCGTGGGCAACCCTGGGCGTGGGCCGGCTCGACGGCTGGGGCCGCGTGCTGGCCTACAGCGTCACGCCGGCGTTCGCCGACAGCATCGCCTTTTTCACGCTCCTGACCAGGCGCGACATCACCATCGCCACGCGCAACGCCGGCGGCGGCGACCTCGTGCCCGCCACCGACGTCGACGATATTCCGGCCGCGATCATGTCGTTCGGCCGCAACGGTTATGGCGGCACCAGCGACCAAAACACCCGCATCCTCGACGCCGGCAACAACAACGTCGACGAAAAAACCAACCTGCAAAGCGGCGGCGTGGCGCTGATCAGCCGTCCGGCCAGCACCGACCCGCGCGGCGCCGGCGGCGAGTTCGACGACATCGTCACCTGGATCTCGCCCAACATCCTGTACAACCGCATGGTGGCGGCGCAAAAGTTGCCGTGATGCGCACCCTGGCCGCCCTCACCATCGCCCGTTACACCCTGCTCGAAGCGCTGCGCAACCGGCTGCTGTGGTTGCTGCTCGTCATGGCGCTGGGCGCGGTCGGCGTCAGCGGCTTCCTGAATGAACTGGCGCTAACCGAGAGCCGGCAACTGCAGGCGGCGCTGCTTGGCGCGGTGCTGCGGCTGGCGGCGGTGTTTCTGATCGCCACCTTCGTCGTCACCAGCATGGTGCGCGAAGCCAACGACAAGGGACTGGAACTGCTGATGGCGCTGCCGCTGCCGCGCGCCGTGTATTTGCTGGGCAAGCTGGCCGGCTTCGCCGCGCTGGCGGTGCTGCCGGCCGCGCTGTTCGGCGCGCTGGCGCTGTTTTTCGCGCCGCCGGCGCAGGCGGCGCTGTGGGCCGTGTCGCTGCTGTGCGAATGCTGGATCGTCGCCGCCTTCAGCCTGCTGTGCGTGCTGACCCTGAACCAGGTGCTGCCGGCGCTGGCCGCCGCCTTCGCTTTTTATCTGCTGGCGCGCGCCGTCGGCACGCTGCAATTGCTCGGCCACGGCGCCGGCGCCGCGCACAGCGCCGGCCAACAGGCGCTGGGCGCCGCCCTCGACGCCCTGGCGCTGCTGCTGCCGCACCTGGACCGCTTCACCCGCAGCGACTGGCTGGTCTACCACGACGGCGGCGCCGCCGACCTGGTGGCCATCGCCGCGCAAACCGTCATTTACGTGGCGCTGATGGCGGCCGCCGGGTTGTTCGATTTGTACCGCAAGCAGATATGAGCATGCGCGCACAGCTCAAGCCGGTGGGCGCGGTGCCGCGCGCGGTCTTCGCGCTGCTGGCGCTGACCCTGGTGCTGCAAATACTATGGCAGGCCGGCGCAGCGCCGCCGCGCGCGCGGGCCAGGGATTTGCCGCCGGCGCCGTCGCTGGCGGCGCTGCGGCTGGCGGCGCTCGGCGAGCCGGTGGCGCTGTCGAAACTGACGATGCTGTACGTGCAGGGTTTCGACGAGCAGGCCGGCATGAGCATCGCCTGGCGCGACCTCGACTACGGCAAGGTGGCGCTGTGGCTGCAACGCGTGCTGGAACTCGATCCGCACGGCCAATATCCGCTGCTGGCGGCCAGCGAGGTGTACGGCGCGGTGGCCGATCCGGCGCGCGCGCGCGTCATGCTCGACTTCGTTTATGCCCGTTTCGCCGAGGACCCGAACCGGCGTTGGCCATGGATGGCGCACGCGGCGCTGGTCGCCAGGCACCGGCTGCACGACTTGCCGCTGGCGCGCCGCTACGCACAGGCGATCCGGCTGCGCGCGACCGGCCCGCAAGTGCCCGCGTGGGCGCGCGAAATGGAAGTGTTCATCCTGGAAGACATGAATGAGCTCGACAGCGCCCGCGCGCTGATCGGCGGCCTGTTGCGCGACGGTTTGATCACCGATCCGCACGAGCTGAAGTTTTTATCGGACCGGCTCGATCAACTGAATCATCCACTGGATCGATCAAACGGTACGAACCGGCGCGACGGCGGTCCCAAGCCATAAACCTTGCTGTAATATAGCATCCACATAGCAACACCCAAGAAAGGAAACACCCCATGCGTACGCCCCCCCCGACCCTGTTGCGCCAACGCGGCTTTACCCTGGTTGAAATCGCCATCGTGCTCGTCATCATCGGTCTGCTGCTGGGCGGCGTGCTGAAGGGACAGGGCTTGATCGACAGCGCCCGCGTCAAGAATATCATCCAGCAATCGACGTCGCTGACGGCGGCCGTCAACGCCTACCAGGACAAGTTCCGCGCGCTGCCGGGCGACGACGTGCAAGGCACCAGCCATGCGCCCGGCGCCACCGGCAACGGCAACGGCGACGGCCAGATCGCCGAATACCAGCTGGCGCCGCAGCATTTGGCGCTGTCGGGCTTCATCACCGGCTCGTTCAACGGCACCACCGACTTCATGACCAGCGCCCAGGGCGGCGCGGTCTATATCTACAACGACGTGGTCGGCGGGCGCGGCGGCAACGGCGTGCGGCTCGACAATCTGCCCGATTCGTTCGCCGAGCAGGTCGACAGCAAGCTCGATGACGGCAAGTTCAACACCGGCTCGGTGCGCGCGACCGGGCCATACACCAACGACGGCAGCGTCATCCAGCGCACGGCGTTGTTCTTCTAACGTCAAGCCGGGTTACTATGCTCCTGCCAGCCTGATCCAACGGTCACCGGGAGCCCTACACGTGCCAGCGCCAGACAAACCCAGTTCCCCCCTGCCGTCGATCCGCGCGCAGATCGCCCTGCTGGTGTTGGCGTGCGCTTTGCCGGCGGCGGTCGGTTTCGGCGCCGTGGTGCGGCAGTTCTACGGCCGCGAACGCGCCACCCTGATGGAGGACACGCGCCAGGCGGCGCGCATGGTGGCGGCCGCCATCGACCGCGACCTGATCCAGAGCGAGGGCGCGGCCGTGGCGCTGGCGACCTCGCCCAGCATCCGCGAAATCGACAAGGGCGCGCTGCGGGTCCAGGCCGGCGGCCTGCTGGGGCCGCAGTTTCCCGCGTCGCAATTTTTATTGAGCGACGAAACCGGCGGCGTGGCCATGCACGTCGGCGCGCCGCTGCCGGAAACCTTCAACCAGGTCAACAACAGCAAGCGGCTGATGCCGCTGTTCCACACCGCCCGCCCGCAGTTGTCGATCATCTACGTGGCCGGCAGCGCCTTGTTGGCGGTCGACGTGCCGGTCTTCATCGACACCCACGTGGCCTACGCCATGACGGTGCTGCTCAAGCCGGACCGACTGGCGGCCATCCTGCGCGACGAGAAGATCAAGCCGTACCAGTCGATGACCCTGTACGACGGCGATGGCACCATCGTGGCCCAGGCCGGCGGGCCGCGCCAGGTGCTGGGACAGCCGGCCGACGCCACCTTGCGCGCCCGCCTGCTGCAAGCGTCCGACGCGCTGCTGGTGACCGAGGACACCGAGGGCACGCCGGTCTATCTCAGCTATAGCCGCTCGCCCGCCAGCGGCGCCACCATCGCCATCGCCACGCCGCAGGCCAAGGCGCTGGAGGAATTGCTGCGCGCCGTCACCACCATCTCGCTGGCGATGGGCCTGGTGCTGCTGGCCGGCTTTTCGCTGGCATGGATGGTCGGCGGGCGCATCGCGCGCTCGGTGCGCGACCTGGTCGGCCCGGCCGAGGCGCTCGCCAGCGGCGCGCCGTTCACGCTGCAACCGATGAGTTTTCGCGAGGCCCAGGCGGTCGCCGACGCCTTCCACGCGCTCGAGGGCGACCTGCGGGCCCACCGCCACGAGCTGGAAAAGCTGGTCGACGAGCGCACCGCGCAGCTGGAAAAATCGCGCGCCCAGCTCGAAACCCTGTACGCCACCGCGCCGGTAGGCCTGAGCTACGTCGACAGCGAATTGCGGGTGATCCGCATCAACGACTACATGGCCGCGTTGAACGGCCAAAAAGTGGTGGCGCATCTGGGCCGCCACCTCAGCGACATGATCACCGACACCGGCGTGCGGCAAGGAGTGCTGGCCGATTACCGCACCGTGCTCGACACGGGCCGGCCGCTGACCGGCATCGAGCGCTCCGGCTACACGGCGGCCAACCCCAAACAGCTGTCGCACTGGGTGCTGAGCTACTACCCGCAGTTCGACCAGGACGGCAAGGTCAGCGCCATCACCAGCCTGCTGCTGGACGTGACCGACCAGAAGCGCGTCGCCGCCGAGCTGCTGCAGTCGCGCCAGCTGTTCAGCTCGGTCGTCGAGCACATGCCGGCGATGATCTTCCTCAAGCGCGCCGCCGACCTGCGCTACGATATGTTCAACCGCTACGGCGCCCTGCTGCTCGGCCACACCAGTGGCGAGCCGCTGATCGGCAAGAACGACTACGATTTCGTGCCGGCCGAGCAGGCCGAGCTCTACGCCATTGGCGACCGCGGCGTGCTGGCCTCGAACCCCGGCGAGATCACCGAGATCGCCGAGGAGCCGATCACCAACAGCGCCGGCCAGACGCGCTACCTGACCACCCGCAAGGTGGCGCTGCGCGACGAACACGGCGTGGCCACCCACGTGCTGGGCATCGCGCTCGACATCACCGAGCGCAAGCAGGCCAAGGAGGCGCTGCGCGCCACCGTCGAGCGCCTCGGCGAGAGCGAACAATTCGTGCGCACCGTGACCGACAACCTGCCCGGCATGGTAGCCTACTGGGACGCCGGCCTGTGCTGCCGCTTCGCCAACCGCTACTTCCTCGAGTGGCACCAGATGAGCCCGGAGCAAATGATGGGCGCGCGCATGGCCGACGTGCTCGGCGAGCGGCAATACGCCGACAATGCGCCCTACGTACAGGCCGCGCTCAACGGCGAGCCGCAGGGCTTCGCCAGCGAGCTGGCTTGGCCTTCCGGCCAGCTGAGCCATACCTGGGTCAACTACATCCCCGATGTCGGCCAGTACGGCGAGGTACGCGGTTTCTTCGTGCTGGTGTCGGATGTGACCGAACTGAAGGAGACCGAACTGCACCTGCAGGAATTGAACGTCGAACTGGTGCAGGCGCGCGACCGCGCCGAGGCCGCCAGCCGCGCCAAGAGCGAGTTCCTGGCCAATATGAGCCACGAGATCCGCACGCCGATGAACGCCATCATCGGCCTGGCGCGGCTGTTGCAGGAGGCCGGGCTGGGGCCGCGCGAGCGCGGCTACCTGGACAAGATCCAGCTGGCCACGCACTCACTGCTGAGCCTGGTGAACGACGTGCTCGACTTCTCGCGGGTCGAGGCCGGCCAGCTCGCGCTCGAGCACGCGAACTTCCAGCTCGAACAGATCCTCGACAGCATCAGCGTGCTCATCAGCGGCAGCGCCTCCGACAAGGGCGTCGAACTGGTGTTCGACATCGACCCGAGCCTGCCCAACGAACTGGCGGGCGACCCGATGCGGCTGCAGCAGGTGCTGCTCAACTTGCTGAGCAACGCCGTCAAGTTCACCGCCGAGGGCGAGGTGGTGCTGTCGGTGCGGCGGGCCGCCACGGCGCGCCCGGACGAGCGCGCGCTACTCATCGAGTTCCGCGTGCGCGACACCGGCGTCGGCATCCCCGCCGAGCAGCAGGCCCACATTTTCGACGCCTTCTCGCAGGCCGACAGCAGCACCAGCCGCAAGTTCGGCGGCGTCGGGCTGGGGCTGGCGATCTGCCGCCAGCTGGCCGACATGATGGGCGGCGCGATCGAGGTGCGCAGCGAGGCCGGCCACGGCGCCGAGTTCCTGTTCGCCTGCCCGTTCGAATGCCTGGCCGCGCCGGCGGCGCCGACCGTCCCGCTGGCGGCCGCCGCGTTGTCGCTGCTGATCGTCGACGACAGCGCCAGCGTGCGCGCCGCGCTGCAACGGGCCTGCGCCCACCTGGGCTGGCGCGCCGCGGTCGCCGCCGACGCCCAGGCGGCGCTGGCCATGCTGCACGAGAGCCATCAATCGGGACACCCCTACGACCTGTTGTTGCTTGACCGCGACATGCCCGGCATGGACGGGCCGGCGCTGCTGCAAAACATCCACGCCAGCATGGCGCTGCCGCTGCCGCCGGTGCTGATGATGGTCAACGAGCACCTGGCGGCGGCCGAGGCCCAGCACGCCGGCAGCCTGGGACTGGCCGGCATCCTGTCCAAGCCGGTGAGCCCGGCGCGGCTGCTCGAACGCGTCGCCGCGCTGATGGCCCGCGGCACTGCCGACGGCGGCGACGGCGAGGACGGCGCCGCGGCGGCGCCGCTGTCGCCGCTACACGGCCGCCTTGCCGGCATGCGCATCCTGCTGGTCGAGGACAACGAGATCAACCAGGAAGTGGCGCAATACATCCTGCTGCACGCCGGCGCCACCGTGGACGTGCGCGCCAACGGCCAACTGGCGGTGGACCTGCTGACGGCCGAACCGACGCGCTATGACGTGGTGCTGATGGATGTGCAGATGCCGGTGCTCAACGGCTATGACGCCACGGCGGCGTTGCGCGCGGCCGGCCTGACGTTGCCGGTGGTGGCGATGACCGCCAACGTCATGGAGGACGACCGCCGCCGCGCCCAGGCCGCCGGCATGGACGCCCACGTCGCCAAGCCGATCGACGTCGAAGACCTGATCGCCGTCCTGACCGGGGTGATGCGCTCGGCACCGCCGGTGCCGGCCGCCACGGCGCCCCGGTCCCCGGCCGAGGCGGTCCCGGCGCCGGCCACGGCCGCCGGCGCGCCCGCCACCGCCCTGCCCGGCATCGACGTCGACGCCGCGCTGGCACGCCTGGGCGGCGACCGCAGCGCCCTGGACGCGCTGCTGCGCCGGTTCGAGCAATCGCAGGGCGGCACGGTCGACGAGGTGCGCGCGCTGCTGGCGGACGGACGGCGCCAGCAGGCAGCGCAGGCACTGCACCGGCTGCGCGGCGTGGCCTCCAACCTGGGCGCGGGCGACGTTTCCCGGCTAAGTTCGCTTGCAGAAAACGCCCTTCACCAGGACAATGACGCCGACGATGGCGCGCTCAATGCCGCGCTCGACCAGCTGGCGACGGCGCTCGGCGTGGTCACCGCGTCCGTGCGCGGCATGGCGGCGGCGGACGCCGATATGCCCGGAGGCAACACCGATGCGTCCGATTTACCGCAAAAGCTGGCGGAGCTTCAAGGTTTGCTTCAGAATAACAACTTGAAAGCTTTGGAGCACTTCCGGGAGCTGCGGCCCGCCCTCCCAGCGACGGCGCAAGCGGTCGCCCTGGCGGAAGCAGTTGAAACACTCAATTTCAGCACTGCGGCTAAACTGGTGGAGATTATGTTGCAGCGAAAGGAAAGTGCATGAGTTGGACCGATCTGGCCAGGAATGGACGCATACTCGTGGTGGACGACGCCATGGAGAACATCCAGATCCTGCACCATGCGCTGCGCGACGAACAGGAAGTGCTGTTCGCCCTCGACGGCGAAAAGGCGCTCGACATCGCGCTGGCCCAGCAACCGGACCTGATCCTGCTCGACGCCGTCATGCCCGGCATGGACGGCTACGCCGTCTGCGGCGCGCTGCGCGCCTCGCCCCGTCTGCAGGACATCCCGATCATCTTCGTCACCGCCCTCAGCCAGCCCGAGGACGAGACCCGCGCGCTGGAGGCCGGCGCGGTCGACTTCATCAGCAAACCGTTCAACATCGCCGTGGTGCGCGCGCGCGTGCGCAGCCAGCTGACCATCAAGCGCCAGGCCGACGCCATGCGCGAGCTGAGCCTGACCGACGGCCTGACCGGCGTGGCCAACCGCCGCCACTTCAACGACACCATCGACGCCGAATGGCGCCGCTGCGCCCGCGCCGGCCTGCCGCTGTCGGTGATCATGATCGACATCGACCACTTCAAGCTCTACAACGACCACTACGGCCACCAGGCCGGCGACGCCTGCCTGCAGCAAATCAGCGCGGCGATGAAGGGATGCGCCTCGCGCCCGCAGGATTTGCTGGCCCGCTACGGCGGCGAGGAGTTCATCCTGCTGCTGCCGCAGGAAGGCCCCGAGGGCACGCAGGTGGTCGCCAGCCGCATCCTTGACGAAGTGCGCAGGCTCAACCTGGCGCACGCGGCCTCGCCGACGGCGCCCTACGTGTCGATCAGCATGGGCCTGGCGACGGCGATGCCGCCGCTCGACAGCCAGGACTCCATCGCCGTGGTGCGCGCCGCCGACGCCCGCCTGTACGTCGCCAAGCAGGCCGGCCGCAACCGCTACTTCGCCGACTGAGCATGACGCGCCGCACAGTAGGATCGATATATTGATCTTATTGCAATTCGCCCCTAGAATCGGACTGATCATTCATTCTTGACAAGGGACCCACGTGCGCACGCCTCGACTTCTCGCCTTCACGCTAATCACCGGCATTGCCGGTCTCGCACCCTTCGCCCACGGCCAGATGCCGGCGCAGGACACGGTCAAGGGCGCCAAGGACCACCCTTTGCTGTCGCGCTTTGAAGGATCGAAGCTGGTCGGTTACGGCCTCAAGGAATTCGACGAAGTGCTGCTCCCGGCGGGCAAGCGTATCGCCAACAAGGACGGCAAGGCCGCGTTCGAGAGCGCGCTCCAGCTCGAAGGCAAGTACACCCGCATCGCCTACAACTATCCGAAAGAGCGATCGTCGCTGGAAGTGATGCGTAACTACCAGGCAGCGCTCGACAAGGCCGGCCTGAAGGTGCTGTTCACCTGCGTCAAGGAAGCCTGCGGCGGCAACTTCGGCGAATACTTCCTCGACAACCGGGTCGGCGACAACTTCATCAAAGGCGGCGAAGCGAACTGGTCACCGTTCAACAACGGCCGCAACGACAGCCGCTACCTGGTCGCCAAGGGCACGCGGCCGGACGGCGCACTGGTCCACGTCGGCGTGTACGTGGTCTCGCCGGTGCAGGACAAGAACGGCGGCGTGTATCTGGAGATCGTCGAAGCCAAGGCCATGGAGGGCGGCAAGGTCTCGGCCAGCCTGAACGCCGCCGACATGGCCAAAGGCATCGCAGCCGAAGGCAAGGTCGCGGTGTACGGCGTCTACTTCGACACCGACAAGGCCGAGGTGAAAGCCGAATCGAAAGCGGCGCTGGCCGAAATGGCCAAGCTATTGCAGCAGGATCCCAAGCTGAAGGTGTACGTGGTCGGCCACACCGACAACCAGGGAGGGTTGGCGCACAACGTCGATCTGTCGCAAAAGCGGGCCGACTCGGTGGTCAAGGCCTTGGCGGCGGACTACAAGATCGACGCCAAGCGCCTCAGCGCCAAAGGCGTCGCCTCGTACTCGCCGGTAGCCTCCAATGACGCCGACGCCGGCCGCGAAAAGAACCGCCGCGTCGAGCTGGTGAAACAGTAAGCCACCGAGCACTGTCTGAACACCGTGGAGACACGTAGGGCGGTTAGCGCAAAGCGCGTAATACGCCATGCATGCATCGCCGTGGCGCATCCATGGCTGACTCGACCTAACGGTTAGTCAACGGCGCGAGTTGCTGGAGGCAGCGATTTTGTTCAGAAAATCGTTGGTTTTGGGGGATTTTCTGAATGCACGCGATGGCCGACCGTATGCGCCGCAGCCGAAGTTCGGTATGGTTGACAACACATTGTTCTGCCCAAGTGGAAGGCCAACGGCCGCCCGCACCGGTCAGGGAGCCGATCAGCTCGCACTCTTCATGACGATACAGTGCCCAGGCCGCTTGTTGTGATGTCAGCGCCTTAATCAGTCGCTCGTCGACGGGCGTGGCATGGCTGGAGGACGCGACAACCAAGCTCACGAGTTCAGCGTGCTTCGCCGCCATCTGCTTGTCGGCCTTTTCCAGCTTTTGATTCAGCAGCAGCCCCATCTGCATTGCGCTACCCTCCGGCCAGCATTCGGGCTTGTCCGTGCAGTCAACCGGCTTTGCCAGCGCCGAAAGCGGCAGGGCGACGAGCAAAACGAGTAAATAGTACCGCGTCATCACAGGACCCATCATGTTAAATCCTTAGCCGGCTTTGTTGCCACAATAAACTCTTTCCTCGAAACTGGAGGGAGGCCGGTAGATTGGAAAGTGCATCATTTGATTTATAAAACCAAGCATCAATATAAGAAGCATATCCAGACGCATAGTCGTTCCCGACGACTTTTGCATGACATCCTGTGGCGGAGCAGGAGCGACATCTCCCACGCGGCCGTCGGGCCTAGCATATCAACTTACTCAGTTGCAAAACCACCAATTCTCAATGTTAGCGATCACGCCCCAAGAAGATTTCCGACGTCGCCGAAAGGTCAACCACTTTGCGACTCGATTAGAGCCATTTCTCCACCCATCTCAGCCCAATTTTTTGTTTAGTTAAACGAACAGCCTCTGGAAAATTTGCCCATTGACTAATTGCTATTGGAGTCGCTAATTTCCTTGACCGCAAAACTACAATTTTTAGCGATCGACTGTATGTGGCGGAATCAATGTCGCTCCACAGGATAATAAGAGAGCGATAGCGGCTATTTTCAACATTAATGCCCCGCTCAATGAAACGAAAGGTTGTGAATAGGGTTTCTCTGCCATAGCGGAAAATAAAAAGTACAGATGCACAACTAAGCACCACCGTCGCAGGAAAAATAACGTAGGCAGCGACTAAGCCCCAAGTGGGGAACTTCCCGGCGAGAGTATGTAGCGATAGTGTCATCCAAACAGCCACTAATGTTAGGAAAACAAAAACCGGCAAACCAGCCAATAGGAAAAAGATGGCAACTGGTCTAGGAAAACGAATTGTGATATCTGTCATTGCCATGCCCGACAAAGTTTATAAAGGCCGTAGTTCGAGCGCTGGGGTAACTCAAGTTGGAGCGATCAGCGACGATGCGGTCGGCAACTGTACGAGGGCTTGAAATTAGTCAACCGTCCGCTGTTGGCTGCGGATTCAATCGGTCATTACTCAAGTTTTACATGCCTCAACGACCTATCAATCTCTTCAGCAACGCACTGAAAAGCCGACTGGGTGGAGCGTAATAACAGATATGGTTGCAGATTGCCGAATTTTAGCCGTTGCAATACCTCTTCCTCTTTCCCGGAAAATTGCTTCTTCAAAGTCTCATCCTCAAGAATGCTTTTCCGGGAACATAGGCAAATTTTCTCGACACTGATCGGATGCCCCTTCAATGCGACCTCGTAGGTGGGGTCGCTAACGAATTGAGGAACCACCTGCGCGCAGGTCTCATCATTGACATCTGCAAATTTTTTCAATTGCTCAGGAACTTGATTTTGAGAAAAACCGGGAGCCACTAATGACACCGTCAGGAGAAAAGAAAATAGATTTTTCTTTGAATACATTTAAATTTTAATGATTTTAAAAAATTTTAACTTATAAAATTCCGAACCGCTTTTTTCCGAGGGAGGACCATTTGCCCAACACTTTAAATTACATAGCCAGCAGCACGGCGTCAAAATAATGGTTGCCCC encodes:
- a CDS encoding DUF1311 domain-containing protein — its product is MMGPVMTRYYLLVLLVALPLSALAKPVDCTDKPECWPEGSAMQMGLLLNQKLEKADKQMAAKHAELVSLVVASSSHATPVDERLIKALTSQQAAWALYRHEECELIGSLTGAGGRWPSTWAEQCVVNHTELRLRRIRSAIACIQKIPQNQRFSEQNRCLQQLAPLTNR